In Haloarcula rubripromontorii, the sequence GACGTATTCGACTACCTCGTCGATCTGTTCACTGGCCTGCTGTTCGAGGTCGTCGCGAGCGTTCTCACCTTCTTCGATGATCTGCTCGCGCTCGGCCTCGATCTCTTCGCGAGCCGCTTCAAGACGGTCCTCTGCGGCCGCGTCGGCCTCTTCCCGCGCCGATTCGCGGATCTCCTCGGCCTCCTCGCGAGCCTCCGCGATGCGATCTTCGCGGTCTTGTTCGGCCTCTTCGACGATCTCGTCGGCCTCCTGCTCGGCCTCCTGTATCCTGTCAAGAACTTCTGGCCGTGGCATTCTCTAATCATGTGAGCGTTGCCAGAGCGGCTATTTGGTAGTTGCGAAGTTTCTCCGTGTGAGACACCGGCCAAAATCCGGGGAATTATGACCGCCAAGTCCTAAGCTGGCAGTAATGGGAGTCCTCGAGAACAAGGCCCGCGCGCGGACGTTCTACAAGTATCTCTCGAAGGTGTACGACCAGATCAACCCCTTCATCTGGGACGAACGGATGCGCGACGAGGCGATCGCAATGCTCGACCTTGCGCCCGACGATAGAGTCCTCGATGTCGGCTGTGGCACCGGCTTCGCCACCGAGGGACTGCTCGAACACGTCGATACGGTGTACGGGCTCGACCAGAGCCCCCACCAGCTCTCGAAAGCCTTCGAGAAGTTCGGCAAGTTCGGTGACGTACGCTACCACCTCGGTGACGCCGAACGACTCCCGTTCAAGGATAACAGCTTCGACGCGGTGTGGTCCTCAGGGTCCATCGAGTACTGGCCCAACCCCGTCGACGCGCTCGCTGAGTGTCGCCGACTGACCAAACCCGGCGGCAAGGTTCTCATCGTCGGTCCCGACTACCCGAACTCGACAGTCTTCCAGAAGATGGCCGATGCCATCATGCTGTTTTACGATGAGGAGGAGGCCGACCGGATGTTCACTGAGGCCGGGTTCGCGGAGTTCGAACATCACATTCAGCAGTCCCGACCGGGCAGCCCGCGCGCGATTACGACAATCGCAGAAGTCCCCGAATAATCGCGAATTTCGACCTTCTCGCGCCGTTACGCCGACCCACTAACAGGCACTCGAACCTGTTCGCCGTCCTGTGTGGTGGCGGTAACCGTGTACTCCCCACGAGGCTCGACCGTCCAGAGAGTGCCGTCCGTCCCGGTCGTGCCGATCCGCTTACCGTTTATGCTGACGGTCGCATCGGTCGGAGAGCCCGTGCTATTATCAGTGGCTGTGATGAGCAGCGGACCGGACTCGAAGGACTGCTGGACTCGAACCCGAACGGACTGGTTCACGCCTGCCGCCACTTCCGACCGGTCGACCGTCGTGAGTTCGAGGGTCTGAGTCTCGTAGAAGACATTCGTCGTCCCGCCGTCGAGATAGGCAGTCAGTTGTCCGTTGGAGTGATCAGCCTGAATCTGGTAGATGGCACTCCGACCGTATGTCTGGACGGACGGGTACTGCTCACTGTAGAGCCACGGATAGAGGGTCTCTGCCCGCGTGTTAACCGCACCGAGAGAGTCGTTGGTCTGTGCGAACTGGTCAACTGCCGTCTGTTCGCGGTCCTGTCCGAGATACGTCTCACGCGTGTACTGGCCGTCCGCGACTGTAGACAACATATATCCCTCCGAGGATGCCTCAACGTACACCGCGTTTGGCTCGACCGTCCCGGCGGTTTCGTGGCTGATACGCTGACTTATCGGGCCGCGGTACGTCTTGAGGACGCCTCTGCTGTTTTCTAGACGGAAGCGCTGAGCCGGTGAGAGCGAGTAGTCCGGTGCGGTGCCGGCGGTGGCCCGGATACGGTCGAGTCGGGTGGCCAGCTGACGGGACTCAGCGTCGATCAGTGCACGCTGTCGGAGGAACTCTGTAGCGGTTATCACGCCGCTTGCGTATTGCTGGATTGCGGCCTGATTCCGTCGTTCGAGACTCGTGCGCTGGCTTTCGATATCGGTCAGCGTCTCGTCGACGAGACGGTCGCGAGCGGCCTCGCTGTCCTGCTGGAAGAACTGTCGTTCGAACGTCGTCGTTGCGTAATCGCTTCGGAGGTCACTGGACCCGGCTGCAACCGCGACGCCAACATCGATTGAGGACCGGTTGTACGTCGTTGACCTGACATCACTGGCTGGGATCGCGAGATGGTTCGTCGTGTTGTCGACGGCCGTGATCTGTGGTAACTGGTCGCTGCCGTCAGCGGTCTGGGCTGGCGAGGCGGCCCCAGTCACCGGGGCAGCCACGGAAACAACCATGAGGAGGATCACACCGACTGCGGGGAGGGGACGCATCAGCGATGAATACTCACCCGCCGTACAAAAATCTCCCCATTCTCCATATCTCAATAATCGTCTGAGAGGACACGAGACCTTTCAAAGCGCCCGCTGACGTTTTATTCTCGGATGGAAAGGGTTTTGCCCCCAGAACGTTCATCGATGAACGAGAATGACCCCGCGGGTTTCAGGTGCCCTCCTCCTCCTTGTCCTGCTTGCCCTGTTGGCGACCCCGCCGCTTGCGACAGCGGCGACAGCGGATACTGTCTCCGCACAACAGACGACCGGGACGCCGGCACCGGTCGCGGAGAACACGACGTTTGCCCTCCAGATACAATCGAACGGCGACGCCAAGTGGACGATAACAGACACTTACGCGCTCGATGAAAGCGAGACTGAGTCGTTCAGAGATACCGGTGAGCAGTTCGCTAGCGACGACGGCGAGGCAGTGTGGCTACCAGCGTTCCGGGAGGCAAAAGGCGAGGCCAGTACGGCCACCGGCCGTGAGATGGAGATCACTGACGTCGACCGTCGGTACGAGGTGTCAGACCGCAGAGGGCAACTGATCCTCGAGTTTACTTGGACAAACTTCGCGGTTGTCACCAGCGAGAACATCGTCGTCGGTGACGCGTTCAATTCAACGGACGGCACGTGGTTCGGGACGCTGACTGCAGACCAGCGACTCGTTATCTCGCCGCCGGCTGGGTACGGGGTAGAGAGCGCTCCGAGCGCCGTCGACGACGGAAAGCTGGTTTTCGAGGGGCGACGGACGTTCGAGCCGGGATACCTGTCCGTCGTGTACACTGGCGAACAACCGACGACCGAGACGCCGACGGGAACCCCAGAGTCGATCTTCAGTGGCATCGGCTCGGCCTGGATCGGCGGCGTCGTGCTGATGTTGCTGCTCGTTGGTGCCGTCGGGTACATGTTCAAAACGGGATACACTGACGGGCTGCCAGCAATCGCAGCCGGGACCGACGACGACGGAGACGACAGTACCGGGACGGCAGCCACGACGAGCGACACCACGGCCTCGGATGATGTCGATGTCGAACTGCTGAGCGACGAGGAACGCGTCGAACGGCTCCTCGAAGAGAACGGCGGTCGGATGAAACAGGCGCGCATCGTCTCCGAGACCGGGTGGTCGAACGCAAAGGTGTCCCAGTTGCTCTCATCAATGGACGACGAAGGACGGATCGACAAGCTCCGGATCGGTCGGGAGAACCTCATTTCGTTCCCGGACGAGGATATCACCGACTTCGACGAGTGAGCCGGGAGACTGCCCGAGCGTAAACAAGCCGGGCGTGGTTTCTGGTTCGGAAACGTTTATTCGCTGTCCGATCGGACTGCCGATATGAAAATTCTTGTCACGGTGAAGGAGGTGGCAGCCGTCGACGACGAGTTCGAGATCGACGGACTCGCTATCGACGACCGATACGTCACAGCTGACCTCAACGAGTGGGACGAGTACGCTGTCGAAGAGGCCGTCCAGATAAAGGAGGCCCACGACGATGTCGAGGTCGTCACTGTCACCATCGGCCCGTCTGAAACCGACGAGACGATCCGACAGGCACTGGCGAAAGGGGCCGACCGCGCGATCCGTGTCTGGGACGACGCACTCGAGGACGCCGGCCTGCTGGACCCCGAGACGAAGGCCGAAGTGCTGGCCGCTGTCGCCGCCGAAGAAGACCCCGATCTGGTGTTGACCGGCGTTCAGTCCGCCGACGACGGATTCGGGGCGACCGGTGTCACGCTGGCCGATAAACTCGGCATGGAATGGGGCGCTGTCGTCAACGACCTCGACCTCGATCTGGAGGGCGGTGTTGCAAGCGTTCACCGGGAGCTGGAAGGCGGCGTCGAGGAACTCACCGACATCGAAATCCCCGCCGTACTGACGATACAGACCGGGATCAACGACCCACG encodes:
- a CDS encoding helix-turn-helix transcriptional regulator, which gives rise to MTPRVSGALLLLVLLALLATPPLATAATADTVSAQQTTGTPAPVAENTTFALQIQSNGDAKWTITDTYALDESETESFRDTGEQFASDDGEAVWLPAFREAKGEASTATGREMEITDVDRRYEVSDRRGQLILEFTWTNFAVVTSENIVVGDAFNSTDGTWFGTLTADQRLVISPPAGYGVESAPSAVDDGKLVFEGRRTFEPGYLSVVYTGEQPTTETPTGTPESIFSGIGSAWIGGVVLMLLLVGAVGYMFKTGYTDGLPAIAAGTDDDGDDSTGTAATTSDTTASDDVDVELLSDEERVERLLEENGGRMKQARIVSETGWSNAKVSQLLSSMDDEGRIDKLRIGRENLISFPDEDITDFDE
- a CDS encoding methyltransferase domain-containing protein codes for the protein MGVLENKARARTFYKYLSKVYDQINPFIWDERMRDEAIAMLDLAPDDRVLDVGCGTGFATEGLLEHVDTVYGLDQSPHQLSKAFEKFGKFGDVRYHLGDAERLPFKDNSFDAVWSSGSIEYWPNPVDALAECRRLTKPGGKVLIVGPDYPNSTVFQKMADAIMLFYDEEEADRMFTEAGFAEFEHHIQQSRPGSPRAITTIAEVPE
- the ahaH gene encoding ATP synthase archaeal subunit H, which gives rise to MPRPEVLDRIQEAEQEADEIVEEAEQDREDRIAEAREEAEEIRESAREEADAAAEDRLEAAREEIEAEREQIIEEGENARDDLEQQASEQIDEVVEYVTDLFEEAVHAQT
- a CDS encoding DUF7096 domain-containing protein, producing the protein MRPLPAVGVILLMVVSVAAPVTGAASPAQTADGSDQLPQITAVDNTTNHLAIPASDVRSTTYNRSSIDVGVAVAAGSSDLRSDYATTTFERQFFQQDSEAARDRLVDETLTDIESQRTSLERRNQAAIQQYASGVITATEFLRQRALIDAESRQLATRLDRIRATAGTAPDYSLSPAQRFRLENSRGVLKTYRGPISQRISHETAGTVEPNAVYVEASSEGYMLSTVADGQYTRETYLGQDREQTAVDQFAQTNDSLGAVNTRAETLYPWLYSEQYPSVQTYGRSAIYQIQADHSNGQLTAYLDGGTTNVFYETQTLELTTVDRSEVAAGVNQSVRVRVQQSFESGPLLITATDNSTGSPTDATVSINGKRIGTTGTDGTLWTVEPRGEYTVTATTQDGEQVRVPVSGSA
- a CDS encoding electron transfer flavoprotein subunit beta/FixA family protein is translated as MKILVTVKEVAAVDDEFEIDGLAIDDRYVTADLNEWDEYAVEEAVQIKEAHDDVEVVTVTIGPSETDETIRQALAKGADRAIRVWDDALEDAGLLDPETKAEVLAAVAAEEDPDLVLTGVQSADDGFGATGVTLADKLGMEWGAVVNDLDLDLEGGVASVHRELEGGVEELTDIEIPAVLTIQTGINDPRYASLRGIRQAQSKELAEYGLSDVGLDASEIESPLEQTSLYEPETEGEATVFEGSPEETAAELAELLAEKGVTS